Genomic window (Candidatus Eisenbacteria bacterium):
TTCGACGCCGTGGTCGGCCTCGGCTGCGTGATCCGGGGCGAGACCCCGCACTTCGAACACGTCTCGCGGGAGGCGGCGCGCGGCATCTTCCAGGTCGGTTACGAGACAGGCGTCCCGACGATCTTCGGAGTGATCACGGCCGAGACCGTCGATCAGGCCCTCGAGAGGGCCGGCTTGAAGGGCGGAGGACGAGGGTATGACGCCGGGCTCGTCGCGCTCGAGATGATCGGCGTCCTCGCCCACCTTCGAAGCTCCGCGCGAACGCCCAAGCGTCGGTGAGCCCGACCGGGGGAGCCGAGAGGCCCTCGCG
Coding sequences:
- a CDS encoding 6,7-dimethyl-8-ribityllumazine synthase — encoded protein: MAKEFLASLDASGRRFGVVASRYSRVVTDRLVGGLLDCLRQHGVAEDAVEIVWVPGSFEIPMAALAAARSGRFDAVVGLGCVIRGETPHFEHVSREAARGIFQVGYETGVPTIFGVITAETVDQALERAGLKGGGRGYDAGLVALEMIGVLAHLRSSARTPKRR